One Mycoplasmoides pneumoniae FH genomic region harbors:
- a CDS encoding alpha/beta fold hydrolase translates to MRDKVNINTVDISQLEVFFQPAKKPAKQTIVFAHGFSVHHSYFKSFSETLVDYDYYAPLWPGHNHHGFTDKELSPIHYAHLLVAWIEKQDLENIVLIGHSMGGAVASYALQFLKPQRVEKLVLLAPLSYSNLLNYYKIKKAFKKKDEKLSYFKRMFQPKFPDLQNDGQWQMELDKHTAMCKKLTFQIFKELSRLNSAYKTITIPAFLLLAQHDDFMPTKATLNYFNRFLIKKGNLQSGVILHSQHQMFNSKHESFCKAMHDILKHNKLGKIY, encoded by the coding sequence GTGAGAGACAAAGTCAATATTAATACTGTTGATATTAGCCAACTAGAAGTATTTTTTCAACCAGCTAAAAAACCCGCTAAACAAACTATTGTGTTTGCGCACGGTTTTTCAGTGCACCATTCTTATTTTAAGAGCTTTTCTGAAACGCTGGTGGATTATGACTATTACGCACCCTTGTGACCGGGTCATAACCACCATGGTTTTACTGACAAGGAATTGTCACCTATTCACTATGCCCATTTATTGGTAGCTTGAATTGAAAAGCAAGATTTAGAAAACATTGTTTTAATAGGACACAGCATGGGTGGGGCAGTGGCTAGTTATGCATTGCAGTTTTTAAAACCACAACGAGTGGAAAAACTAGTGCTCTTAGCGCCACTGTCTTATTCCAACTTGTTGAATTACTACAAGATTAAAAAGGCTTTTAAAAAGAAGGACGAAAAGCTGTCTTACTTTAAGCGGATGTTTCAACCAAAGTTTCCTGATTTACAAAACGATGGACAGTGACAAATGGAGTTAGACAAGCATACTGCTATGTGCAAAAAACTCACCTTTCAGATCTTTAAGGAATTGTCGCGCTTAAACAGTGCTTATAAAACTATTACCATACCAGCCTTTTTACTGTTGGCTCAACATGATGATTTTATGCCTACAAAAGCTACTTTAAACTACTTTAACCGCTTTTTGATTAAGAAAGGTAACTTGCAATCAGGGGTTATCTTACACAGTCAACACCAAATGTTTAACAGCAAGCATGAAAGTTTCTGTAAAGCAATGCACGATATTTTGAAGCATAATAAACTAGGTAAAATTTACTAG
- a CDS encoding DNA-directed RNA polymerase subunit beta has translation MSQKPSFFQKKYSPTATRRYYGKIATDFVQPNLADIQIRSYQTFLDHDLENLIAAYFPIKSPNDRYTINFKGLRRTAPERNEAQSRSESKTYEIGIYADLELIDSATGTIKKPRKSKKNSATSSVDGVFLTNLPLITRDGVFIVNGIEKFVIAQITRSPGIYMLTKSQLKLSSSRKRVQEGYVCEVLPANGSVMLIYISNKKKIEDAFVQILLRDAVREGAKIFPITTLLKAFGMSGKEILKVFKNNEFITRSLEAEVYNAKDFLNNVDPEIKNLLREFRDGKTDLRRKGIASDQKIRSLVSDYVLLEKEHKALSEAKPNDPKVGQLEADMDELMDKIITERAAKHIVHELSISLRGLENTDECPENSYHALLCSRFFRQRRYNLSAAGRYKVSRKLRITERIYQKTLACDLHLKNGELLLKKGTLLVKEEIDKIKQAAQNNQIDFVQKIKLTTDGSAVNLSPESLLYESLDVYVNNDNFDVSVPVVGIHNDNDLNKAITLSDFIASISYVINIPSAIGKYDDIDHLGNKRVKLINELISSRLESGITRMERFLKEKLTIADGVNRGQQINEEGQVIEQAEKKELTIKSLINSKPIQIVIRDFFNTHQLTQFLDHQNPLSELSNKRRISAMGPGGISREDPNLDIRDVHYSQYGRICPIETPEGMNIGLIMSLASFAKIDENGFLMAPYRKIKNGVITDEVEYLTALREDEHIIAEISSLVNIDENNKILDKEIIGRYRSMQGLYDPSKIDYIDVAPHQVVSIGSSLIPFLENDDSARALMGTNMQRQAYPLIKPYAPVVGTGQEYKIARDSGLTMLAPCSGTVKYVDNSKITIESDSGEQHTLDLIKFERSNQNTCYNHVPLVEKGQRVTKDEVIADGPAVNKSELSLGQNVLVAFTTWNGYNYEDAIVISERLVKDDVLTSLTINEYVAQCLSTKNGDEQITRDIPNVSDANKRYLDEKGIIMVGAEVKEGDVLVGKVSPKGQVEVSPEEKLFKAIFPESVQNVRDSSLKLPHGGDGIVSCVKRFSIANGNELNDGVIEMIKVYVVQKRKIQIGDKLAGRHGNKGVISKVVPVADMPHLEDGTPVDILLNPLGVPSRMNIGQIFEMHLGYAAHNLAKRMLISACFDDKKAQALSTEINQPQYKLDRLITGLKAQITNRGLKDEQAALAQLNNGDIALVLKEIGMSFDDLHFKVATPIFQGVNFQDLQDIMDEAGLKPAETHGKFKLIDGRTGLPFEKPISLGIMYMMKLNHMVDDKIHARAVGPYSKITQQPLGGKSQNGGQRFGEMEVWALEAYGAAYNLQELLTIKSDDVQGRNKAYAAIVKGAAFPEPGIPESFKLLTKELQGLALSVSFIYDDNTQQDSNNVSILQADGEQDDLFNDFEFDTEGY, from the coding sequence ATGTCACAAAAACCTAGTTTCTTTCAGAAAAAATACTCACCCACTGCTACCCGCCGTTACTATGGCAAAATTGCCACTGATTTTGTGCAACCTAATCTGGCTGATATTCAGATTAGGAGCTATCAAACTTTTCTAGATCACGATCTGGAAAACCTGATTGCTGCTTATTTTCCAATTAAGTCCCCTAATGATCGTTACACGATCAACTTTAAGGGTTTGCGTCGTACCGCTCCTGAACGTAATGAAGCCCAATCACGCTCTGAGTCCAAGACCTATGAAATTGGTATTTACGCTGACTTAGAATTAATTGATTCCGCTACCGGAACCATTAAAAAGCCGCGCAAATCCAAGAAGAACAGTGCCACCAGTAGTGTCGATGGCGTTTTCTTAACTAACTTACCATTGATTACCCGCGATGGGGTCTTTATTGTCAACGGGATTGAGAAGTTTGTGATTGCCCAAATTACCCGTTCACCGGGGATCTACATGCTCACTAAGTCCCAGTTAAAATTGTCTAGTTCGCGTAAACGGGTACAAGAAGGTTATGTATGTGAAGTATTACCAGCCAACGGTTCGGTAATGCTGATCTACATCTCCAATAAAAAGAAGATTGAAGATGCCTTTGTGCAAATCTTGCTCCGGGATGCTGTACGTGAAGGGGCAAAGATCTTCCCGATTACCACCTTGCTCAAAGCCTTTGGGATGAGTGGCAAGGAAATCCTCAAAGTTTTCAAAAACAACGAGTTTATTACCCGTTCCTTAGAAGCGGAAGTCTACAACGCTAAGGATTTCTTAAACAACGTTGACCCTGAAATTAAAAACTTATTAAGGGAATTCCGCGATGGCAAAACTGATCTCCGCCGTAAGGGGATTGCCTCTGACCAAAAGATCCGCAGCTTAGTGAGTGACTATGTCCTTTTAGAAAAGGAACACAAAGCGCTCAGTGAAGCTAAACCAAATGACCCTAAAGTAGGTCAGTTAGAAGCGGACATGGATGAGTTGATGGATAAAATCATCACCGAACGGGCTGCTAAACACATTGTTCATGAATTGTCCATTTCACTACGTGGTTTAGAAAACACCGATGAATGTCCGGAAAACAGTTACCACGCTTTACTGTGTTCACGTTTCTTCCGTCAAAGAAGGTATAACCTCTCCGCTGCTGGTCGTTATAAGGTATCACGTAAGTTAAGAATTACCGAGCGGATTTACCAAAAAACACTTGCTTGTGACCTTCATTTAAAAAACGGGGAACTCTTATTAAAGAAGGGCACCTTATTAGTTAAAGAAGAAATCGACAAGATTAAGCAAGCTGCCCAAAACAACCAAATTGACTTTGTCCAAAAGATTAAGTTAACCACTGATGGTAGTGCTGTTAACCTTTCCCCTGAATCGTTGTTGTATGAATCACTTGATGTTTATGTGAACAACGACAACTTCGATGTATCCGTGCCAGTGGTGGGGATCCACAACGATAACGATCTCAATAAGGCAATTACTTTAAGTGACTTTATTGCCTCGATTAGTTATGTGATTAACATCCCTTCGGCCATCGGTAAGTACGATGACATTGATCACTTAGGTAACAAACGCGTCAAGTTAATTAACGAGTTAATTAGTTCCCGTTTGGAAAGTGGAATCACCCGCATGGAGCGCTTCTTAAAGGAAAAGCTCACGATTGCTGATGGAGTGAACCGTGGTCAACAAATTAACGAAGAGGGTCAAGTAATTGAACAAGCGGAAAAGAAGGAATTGACCATTAAATCCTTAATTAATTCCAAACCTATTCAAATTGTCATTCGTGACTTCTTCAACACTCACCAGTTGACCCAGTTCTTAGATCACCAAAATCCACTTTCAGAATTAAGTAATAAGCGCCGGATTTCCGCCATGGGTCCAGGGGGTATCTCCCGCGAAGACCCGAACTTGGATATCCGGGATGTGCACTATTCCCAATATGGTCGGATTTGTCCAATTGAAACACCGGAAGGGATGAACATTGGTTTAATCATGTCGTTGGCTTCCTTTGCCAAGATTGACGAAAACGGATTCCTAATGGCGCCTTACCGCAAGATTAAAAATGGTGTCATTACCGATGAAGTTGAATACCTCACGGCATTAAGGGAAGACGAGCACATTATTGCCGAAATCTCTTCGTTGGTCAACATTGACGAAAACAACAAGATCTTAGATAAGGAAATTATTGGTCGTTACCGCTCGATGCAAGGGTTGTATGATCCCTCGAAGATTGACTACATCGACGTGGCCCCTCATCAGGTAGTGTCCATCGGTTCGTCCTTAATTCCCTTCTTGGAAAACGATGACTCAGCGCGGGCATTGATGGGTACCAACATGCAACGCCAAGCCTATCCTTTAATTAAGCCTTACGCTCCCGTTGTGGGTACAGGTCAAGAGTACAAGATTGCTCGCGACTCCGGTTTGACGATGTTAGCACCTTGCTCAGGTACGGTAAAGTATGTAGACAACAGTAAGATCACGATTGAAAGTGACAGTGGTGAACAGCACACTTTGGATCTAATTAAGTTTGAACGTTCCAACCAAAATACCTGCTACAACCACGTTCCCTTAGTAGAAAAGGGGCAACGGGTAACTAAGGACGAAGTGATTGCTGATGGTCCTGCAGTTAACAAGAGTGAGCTGTCTTTAGGGCAAAATGTCCTTGTCGCCTTTACGACCTGAAACGGGTACAACTATGAGGATGCGATAGTGATTTCCGAGCGCTTAGTGAAGGATGATGTTCTAACCTCCTTAACGATTAACGAATACGTAGCCCAGTGTTTATCGACCAAAAACGGTGATGAACAAATTACCCGTGATATCCCCAACGTTAGTGATGCTAACAAGCGTTACTTAGATGAAAAAGGCATTATCATGGTCGGTGCTGAAGTTAAGGAAGGTGATGTCCTTGTCGGTAAGGTATCCCCTAAGGGACAGGTTGAAGTATCACCTGAAGAAAAGCTGTTTAAGGCCATTTTCCCTGAAAGTGTGCAAAACGTCCGTGACTCTTCCTTAAAGCTCCCTCATGGTGGTGATGGGATTGTGTCCTGTGTCAAGCGTTTTAGCATTGCCAACGGTAATGAACTTAATGATGGTGTCATCGAAATGATTAAGGTCTATGTGGTGCAAAAACGCAAGATCCAAATCGGAGATAAGTTGGCAGGGCGCCATGGTAACAAAGGGGTTATCTCTAAGGTTGTCCCAGTAGCGGACATGCCCCACTTAGAAGATGGTACTCCAGTCGACATCCTCTTAAACCCACTGGGGGTACCGAGTCGGATGAATATTGGCCAAATCTTTGAAATGCACTTGGGTTATGCAGCACATAACCTTGCCAAGCGAATGTTAATTAGTGCTTGTTTTGATGACAAGAAGGCTCAAGCACTTTCAACCGAAATTAACCAGCCACAGTACAAACTTGACCGCTTAATTACTGGTTTAAAAGCCCAAATTACGAACCGCGGTCTTAAAGACGAGCAGGCAGCCTTGGCCCAACTCAATAACGGTGACATTGCTTTAGTGCTCAAGGAAATCGGCATGAGCTTTGATGACCTCCACTTTAAAGTAGCGACCCCGATCTTCCAAGGGGTGAACTTCCAAGACTTGCAAGACATCATGGATGAAGCAGGATTGAAACCAGCGGAAACGCACGGGAAGTTCAAGCTGATTGATGGTCGCACTGGTTTACCATTTGAAAAACCAATTTCCTTGGGAATCATGTACATGATGAAGTTAAACCACATGGTTGATGACAAGATCCATGCTCGCGCTGTCGGTCCTTACTCCAAGATTACCCAACAACCATTGGGTGGTAAATCACAAAATGGGGGCCAACGCTTTGGGGAAATGGAAGTGTGAGCCTTGGAAGCTTACGGCGCTGCTTACAACCTTCAGGAATTACTTACCATTAAGTCCGATGATGTGCAGGGCCGGAATAAGGCCTATGCCGCGATCGTTAAGGGCGCTGCCTTCCCCGAACCAGGTATCCCCGAATCGTTTAAACTGTTAACGAAGGAACTACAAGGGTTAGCGTTGAGTGTGTCCTTTATTTACGATGACAACACCCAACAAGATTCCAACAACGTTTCAATTCTCCAAGCTGATGGAGAACAGGACGATCTCTTTAATGACTTTGAATTTGACACGGAGGGTTATTAA
- a CDS encoding NAD(P)H-dependent oxidoreductase, whose protein sequence is MSTKPLILLLANSKNSINRKFAKALEQQLNAELIELVDYQVDFYCEDLEKDHFPEKIKSLVRKLHDHKTLIFVTPEHNGFVPAFAKNTIDWMTRDTQYGKNQFLKELDGIICCVTPAAKSGGKTVLELLTKFFSFSGLNVKGAVLVNGYHDGFDFQPFITDVQKLI, encoded by the coding sequence ATGAGTACCAAACCGTTAATCTTATTGTTAGCTAACTCCAAAAATTCAATTAACCGGAAGTTTGCTAAAGCTTTGGAACAACAACTCAATGCTGAATTAATTGAACTAGTTGACTACCAAGTGGATTTTTATTGTGAAGATTTGGAAAAGGATCATTTTCCCGAAAAAATTAAGAGTTTAGTGCGCAAACTACACGATCACAAAACGCTAATTTTTGTCACTCCAGAACACAACGGTTTTGTCCCTGCCTTTGCTAAAAACACAATCGACTGGATGACCCGCGATACCCAATACGGTAAAAACCAGTTTTTAAAGGAGCTTGATGGAATTATTTGCTGTGTCACTCCTGCAGCTAAGAGTGGTGGTAAGACAGTGCTGGAACTACTCACTAAATTCTTTAGTTTTAGTGGTCTCAACGTTAAGGGAGCCGTGTTAGTAAATGGCTATCATGATGGCTTTGATTTTCAGCCATTTATCACTGACGTACAAAAATTGATATAA
- a CDS encoding MPN518 family protein produces the protein MAQTTINEQTLVNEQRLLAYDCFQNTNKVGLLSALEYLDFVNHLVKSNQIKYLLVPSASQTVYQHVFFDHFRFLSFDNNLLSGFGLAIRLHKEAETVFMLVEKTKQTETEIKKLLEAVKQFSGLKLVVLLVNSPFENKRTKLSYEIVKIIKKHGYQYKRYCRKNFEKKFFNTWNHQKRKQKTKNNLFFVELNSQFAFGTSMANSNSFDLSFTSFKERFNTENNLDIDVHFNVPHKYLLKNLESIKHHLQIDNNTIWKQAFINFAGQLLLYFENLQVFAQEASTLQVNAIVIKQDAYFIVEVMKGYNYDNNCICLLEANKDQNVGLTTVSTNTLIGDIKQYESCFFIEK, from the coding sequence ATGGCACAAACAACCATTAACGAGCAAACCTTGGTGAATGAGCAAAGACTTTTAGCTTACGATTGCTTTCAAAACACCAATAAAGTGGGATTACTTTCCGCTTTAGAATACTTAGATTTTGTCAATCACCTAGTTAAGTCGAATCAGATTAAATACTTATTAGTACCATCAGCGAGTCAAACAGTTTACCAACACGTTTTCTTTGATCACTTTCGCTTTTTAAGTTTTGACAATAACTTATTAAGTGGTTTTGGTTTAGCGATTAGGTTACATAAAGAAGCGGAAACAGTGTTTATGTTGGTCGAAAAAACCAAACAAACAGAAACAGAAATTAAAAAGCTGTTAGAAGCAGTTAAACAGTTTTCCGGGCTGAAATTAGTGGTTTTACTAGTTAATTCTCCGTTTGAAAATAAGCGAACAAAGCTTTCTTATGAAATCGTTAAAATCATTAAAAAGCACGGTTATCAGTACAAACGTTATTGCCGCAAAAACTTTGAAAAGAAGTTTTTTAATACTTGGAACCACCAAAAGCGCAAGCAAAAAACAAAGAATAACCTTTTCTTTGTCGAGTTAAATTCACAGTTTGCTTTTGGCACTTCTATGGCTAACAGTAACAGTTTTGACCTGAGCTTTACCAGTTTCAAAGAACGCTTTAATACTGAAAATAACTTAGACATTGATGTGCACTTCAACGTACCACACAAGTATTTACTCAAAAACTTGGAGAGTATTAAGCACCACTTACAAATAGATAACAATACCATTTGAAAGCAAGCCTTTATTAACTTTGCGGGACAATTATTGCTGTATTTTGAAAACTTGCAAGTGTTTGCCCAAGAAGCTAGCACTTTACAAGTTAATGCAATTGTGATTAAACAAGATGCCTATTTTATTGTTGAAGTAATGAAGGGTTACAACTATGACAATAATTGCATCTGTTTATTAGAGGCCAATAAAGATCAAAACGTTGGTTTAACCACCGTAAGCACTAATACTCTAATAGGTGACATCAAGCAATACGAGTCTTGTTTCTTTATTGAAAAGTAA